The proteins below come from a single Octopus sinensis linkage group LG10, ASM634580v1, whole genome shotgun sequence genomic window:
- the LOC115216371 gene encoding uncharacterized protein LOC115216371, with translation MPKSKVKRKILATKLTEDLEEMRKKIKAKKQMTISIKDIYYPRIKEYKDNIEMMINNIDRKCIYLESIGLDKFRFLQDVKSRLDILEGDINNHEFIVFPKLNWFLERLFEIYVSDNHSTYKNIAMPTPYSKFRHPSSVVSTTPEFHASGEDSQNLITNIVAIYNGIVTYSPHLMTLRCTTTNHDEHVLHCPSQVTDIAKICKDTVMVTIPFRKKILFFSPSSCTMKTFPYGFKKISHVKDYEFVGVKLFSKIIYLVDWYNDTIESKFSLKDEPTNIAIAEYRLLVTFTNFNHISCYNLNGHQLFQLYGHSLDSSPAITVYHNYFYVLQGNIIHRISPTGGVSQREIGIKARHLTLGKNIIVLSDYLGFVHIIRTNEDFWPRTSYLQKFQTPVLNNQIYIDDPGYVQWILPISRNSTLFIYSRPKAVLFTDNGKEILEKACKFHFQPDVFCKFNSNTFLILFREQKKIQFISYSVHYPILKQGHIIDVHFDYIRMCHMILDKVLAVTTSESKEVHILSIKNDNVIIENKISLEHVDVTIAATPLNFIVGDLKENKLLFYSSFGERLFEKQLDFDFHHIYSDNLYFYIVHNKGYFLKCYNIYGEVEWRLQFPCAVHSQIGVFQGTFSVLDIKLNRVLFYKYKEWSSCHLDLVNPYIQNIDLRDSYKNKKILIADVCHLPNGQLVVSDMNTSCLLYISKDGRVMSTLFLPSLATDICRWDSSQIGITLPLEKELRVIGNLSKRVRSISLSKPYVCVRKFSNGRILCFCDKPCNLDIVSIQKHNQGEIISTISVPFVIKSLAIDDETFNVLIVTKKKVFECKISSKADSTLLPTNFKPQCFLHGGCIDKTCVYLIDESRLFALSNHNLEMKDPLTRNQLNMFIDHVDVFSRNICVTEMLSSKLYLQDLSVSDKSRECLVPQCLGDEKTVNVLCSVITENNLIAICDQNNKNIKVLTFDGKLLDSIKLDVLPIRMCRWRPNTLAMTVTANQLLSLAVEFPLSFTTYEVERKYKCIASFSDNQLVCSIRQRIQTNKGPTRITMGTNFSDDKTKVPALHIIELLPTIRVIKEIDLERNEVNNGLYDIAVNADDVIIVYAAGFRLIKKFIIFMNRNGERLHTFCPLVSMRSGCLTIDDAYVYASLQNSHDENTRIVCLTHTGKYKKIFFNSEHCTRPFNFTSISCKGPKFVGFDKKYLYAEGMLKLNRESFHVCQLVTDRYSVQIKDIDISVDGKTVVIEKGNTGNVKLYQRNGKLLYHTDLETLVGGVCFSDKNYIMVTVPDRQEIFQLSQEDLRRCKVWQTSVSYGLIRKKIRNTYYCVLTNLAEYHIIQIDGDQLKVLKCTSIKLGSVLHFSSSSDIITQITNKKVVVNQSRSRSSEIVERGLKVRRGNYIANCTLKNDQITIRRLPHRTKMFPISTTVFGDPNRGCDFGIYKNIHLIKLQEDIVVLLYQLTLIVATTEGHILQQRAFERMPLDICYWTERCFVAVFSDVKGLMFFNSDLTLLKTINTEKTYTMIHKKNTGRLVCAYEGDPNRIYRPHLPSSYVDVLHIDGATFEYSCQMDFGMDTVTAIGVTSSEDIVILKKSESSESLCWYRDGLVRLLDIPLRWFPRRIAIHGEKVYITERESDILQVTLDTSMETYISLADIEVYLIYDIHVTEGSLILLGGLDSYSCAVFCYET, from the coding sequence ATGCCAAAgtctaaagtaaaaagaaaaatattggcgACCAAATTGACCGAAGATCTTGAAGAAATGCGTAagaaaattaaagcaaaaaaGCAAATGACTATTTCCATCAAAGACATATATTATccaaggataaaagaatataaggacaATATTGAGATGATGATAAAcaatatagatagaaaatgtatttacttGGAAAGTATCGGATTAGATAAATTTCGTTTTCTACAAGATGTCAAAAGTAGATTAGATATTCTGGAGGGGGATATTAACAATCATGAATTTATTGTTTTCCCAAAACTGAATTGGTTTCTCGAACGACTTTTTGAAATCTATGTAAGCGACAATCATTCAACGTACAAGAACATAGCAATGCCAACGCCATACAGTAAATTTCGTCATCCCTCTTCAGTTGTCTCTACAACACCAGAGTTTCATGCTTCTGGTGAAGATTCCCAGAACTTAATTACAAACATTGTCGcaatttacaatggaatagtAACCTATTCACCGCATTTAATGACATTACGCTGTACTACAACGAACCATGACGAACACGTGCTTCACTGTCCTTCCCAAGTCACTGATATTGCTAAAATTTGTAAAGACACGGTTATGGTAACAATTCCGTTTCGGAAAAAAATTCTATTCTTCAGTCCTTCTTCTTGCACAATGAAAACTTTTCCGTACGGTTTTAAGAAGATTTCCCATGTAAAAGATTATGAATTTGTGGGTGTGAAACTCTTTAGCAAAATAATATATCTCGTAGACTGGTATAATGATACAATCGAAAGCAAATTTAGCCTAAAAGATGAACCTACAAACATTGCAATAGCAGAATACCGCCTCTTAGTCACATTTACTAATTTCAATCATATTTCTTGCTACAACCTCAATGGTCATCAATTATTTCAATTATACGGCCATTCTTTAGATTCTTCACCAGCTATCACCGTTTATCATAACTATTTTTATGTCCTCCAAGGTAATATTATTCATAGAATTTCTCCTACTGGTGGTGTATCACAAAGAGAAATTGGAATAAAAGCCCGGCATCTTACTCTTGGTAAAAATATTATTGTCTTGTCCGACTATTTAGGTTTTGTGCACATTATTAGAACAAACGAAGACTTTTGGCCAAGGACAAGCTATTTGCAGAAGTTTCAAACTCCAGTTTTAAATAATCAAATTTATATAGACGATCCAGGCTATGTTCAATGGATTTTGCCTATATCAAGAAATTCtacattatttatctattcacgTCCGAAAGCTGTATTATTCACAGATAATGGAAAAGAAATCCTCGAAAAGGCTTGTAAATTTCATTTCCAACCTGATGTCTTTTGTAAATTCAACTCAAACACTTTTCTTATTCTGTTCAGGGAACAGAAAAAGATTCAATTCATTTCGTACTCCGTTCACTACCCAATACTAAAACAAGGTCACATCATAGACGTCCACTTTGATTACATTCGAATGTGTCATATGATATTAGATAAGGTTTTGGCTGTGACCACAAGTGAAAGTAAAGAGGTACACATCCTTTCTATTAAAAATGACAACGTCATAAtcgaaaacaaaatttcattggAACATGTTGATGTCACCATTGCTGCGACTCCACTCAATTTCATAGTAGGAGATTTGAAGGAAAACAAACTGCTTTTTTATTCAAGTTTTGGGGAAAGGCTTTTTGAAAAACAACTGGATTTTGACTTCCATCACATCTACTCCGataatttatacttttatattgtGCACAATAAAGGTTACTTTCTCAAGTGTTACAATATATATGGAGAAGTCGAATGGCGATTACAATTTCCTTGCGCTGTTCACTCTCAAATCGGTGTTTTCCAAGGAACTTTTTCTGTGCTAGACATTAAGCTCAATAGAGTTCTTTTTTACAAGTATAAAGAATGGTCCAGTTGTCATTTAGATTTGGTAAATCCTTACATTCAAAATATAGATTTACGAGATTCCTATAAGAATAAGAAAATTCTCATCGCAGATGTATGTCATCTACCAAATGGACAGCTGGTCGTATCAGACATGAATACATCTTGCTTGTTATACATTTCCAAAGATGGACGTGTAATGTCTACATTATTTCTGCCGTCCTTAGCTACAGATATATGCCGATGGGATAGTAGCCAAATAGGAATAACATTACCATTGGAGAAAGAATTAAGGGTAATCGGAAATCTATCGAAACGAGTTCGAAGTATATCGTTAAGTAAAccttatgtatgtgtacgcaaatTCAGTAATGGTCGAATTCTTTGCTTTTGTGATAAGCCATGCAATTTAGATATTGTATCGATTCAAAAACACAACCAAGGGGAAATCATTTCTACAATCAGTGTCCCTTTCGTAATAAAGTCATTAGCAATTGACGATGAAACATTCAATGTGCTGATTGTTACTAAGAAGAAAGTATTTGAGTGTAAAATCTCATCAAAAGCTGACTCCACTCTTTTACCCACCAACTTCAAACCTCAGTGTTTTCTGCATGGCGGATGCATTGATAAAACTTGTGTTTATCTGATAGACGAAAGTCGACTGTTTGCTTTAAGTAACCATAATTTGGAGATGAAGGATCCTCTGACCAGGAATCAGCTTAACATGTTCATTGATCACGTCGATGTATTTTCAAGAAACATTTGTGTAACTGAAATGCTGTCTTCGAAATTATATCTGCAGGATTTATCAGTTTCTGATAAATCTCGAGAATGCTTGGTCCCTCAGTGTTTAGGAGATGAAAAAACAGTGAACGTTCTTTGTTCAGTTATTACTGAAAACAACTTGATTGCAATATGCGATCAAAAtaataagaacattaaggtattaACTTTTGATGGAAAACTTCTGGACTCAATCAAACTGGATGTTTTACCCATTCGAATGTGTCGATGGAGGCCAAACACATTGGCTATGACAGTTACTGCAAATCAATTGTTATCATTAGCAGTTGAATTTCCATTGTCCTTCACCACATACGAggtagaaagaaaatataagtgTATCGCTTCTTTTTCAGATAATCAATTAGTTTGTAGTATTCGTCAACGGATTCAGACTAACAAAGGTCCCACAAGAATAACAATGGGAACGAATTTTTCGGACGATAAAACAAAAGTGCCTGCCCTTCATATCATTGAACTACTTCCGACAATCCgtgtaataaaagaaatagactTAGAAAGGAACGAAGTGAATAATGGCCTATATGATATCGCAGTTAATGCTGATGATGTCATTATCGTCTACGCTGCAGGGTTTCGTTTAATcaagaaatttatcatttttatgaACCGCAATGGTGAACGTTTGCATACTTTTTGTCCCTTGGTGTCTATGAGAAGTGGGTGTTTAACAATCGACGACGCTTATGTCTACGCTTCTCTACAGAATTCTCACGATGAAAATACTCGCATTGTTTGTTTGACACACACTGgcaaatacaagaaaatattttttaattcagaacattGTACGCGTCCATTTAATTTCACCAGCATTAGCTGCAAAGGTCCAAAGTTTGTTGGATTTGACAAAAAGTATTTATATGCTGAAGGCATGCTTAAATTAAATCGGGAAAGTTTCCACGTTTGTCAGCTAGTGACTGACCGATATTCTGTTCAAATAAAAGATATCGATATTTCTGTGGATGGGAAGACAGTTGTGATTGAAAAGGGCAATACTGGAAATGTTAAACTGTATCAGAGAAATGGGAAGCTGCTATATCACACGGATCTTGAAACtttagttggtggtgtgtgcTTTTCAGACAAAAACTACATAATGGTCACAGTTCCTGATagacaagaaatatttcaactgagcCAAGAAGATTTGAGAAGGTGTAAAGTCTGGCAAACTTCAGTATCTTATGGATTAATacggaaaaaaataagaaatacttaCTATTGTGTACTTACTAATTTGGCTGAATATCATATCATACAGATTGATGGCGACCAGTTGAAAGTTCTGAAATGTACGTCAATAAAGCTTGGTTCTGTTCTTCATTTCTCTTCCAGTTCGGATATTATAACTCAGATAACTAATAAGAAAGTGGTAGTTAACCAATCGAGAAGTAGATCAAGTGAAATTGTTGAAAGAGGCCTAAAAGTGAGACGTGGTAATTACATAGCAAATTGTACATTGAAGAACGATCAAATAACAATCAGGAGGTTACCTCATAGAACCAAGATGTTTCCAATTTCAACTACAGTTTTTGGGGATCCAAATAGGGGCTGCGACTTTGGAATCTACAAAAACATACATCTAATTAAGCTACAAGAGGATATAGTTGTACTGCTATACCAGCTTACTCTTATTGTGGCCACAACAGAAGGTCACATACTTCAGCAGAGAGCATTTGAAAGAATGCCACTTGACATATGCTACTGGACGGAAAGGTGTTTCGTTGCCGTCTTCTCTGATGTTAAAGGGCTGATGTTCTTCAACAGTGATCTGACACTTTTAAAAACCATCAACACGGAAAAAACATACACCATGATTCATAAAAAAAATACTGGTCGATTGGTCTGTGCATATGAAGGTGATCCAAATCGGATATATCGTCCACATCTGCCATCCTCATATGTAGATGTACTTCACATTGACGGTGCAACGTTTGAATACAGTTGTCAAATGGATTTTGGGATGGACACAGTCACAGCAATTGGTGTCACATCGAGCGAAGACATCGTTATCCTGAAGAAAAGCGAATCAAGTGAAAGTCTTTGTTGGTATAGAGATGGATTGGTTAGGCTTCTCGACATACCGTTAAGGTGGTTTCCCAGACGAATAGCAATACACGGGGAAAAGGTGTACATAACGGAAAGAGAGAGCGATATTTTACAAGTAACATTGGATACTTCAATGGAAACTTACATCAGTCTTGCTGATATCGAAGTCTACCTCATCTACGATATCCATGTTACAGAGGGTTCTTTGATTCTTCTAGGAGGCTTAGACAGCTATTCTTGTGCCGTTTTTTGTTACGAAACATGA